A portion of the Adhaeribacter radiodurans genome contains these proteins:
- a CDS encoding NAD-dependent epimerase/dehydratase family protein, giving the protein MHNKIQNSSILVTGGAGFIGSYVVEELLKSKPAKIIILDNLIRGSLENMNSFIQNPLVKFIEGDVRDTTLLENCIAGIDYVFHMAALRINACAANPREGFEVMLRSTFNLAELCVKYKVRKVIYSSSASVYGLAQHFPTPETDNPYDNQTFYGGAKLWGEQLFRSFKFTYGLDYVALRYFNVYGSRMDTDGKYTEVMIRWLDCISNGNSPLIYGDGSTSMDFVYVRDVAKANIAALLSEVTDEVFNVGNCEETSLKQLLDALLKVNNSTLIPEFREENTVNPVSRRLADNSKAKRLLNFEPTVTLEEGLTELSQWYFKKKKATEVSI; this is encoded by the coding sequence ATGCATAATAAAATTCAAAACAGCAGCATATTGGTCACCGGAGGTGCCGGTTTTATTGGTTCTTATGTAGTAGAAGAGTTGCTTAAAAGCAAGCCTGCAAAAATTATTATTCTTGACAACCTCATTCGGGGCAGTCTTGAGAATATGAATTCCTTTATCCAAAATCCACTAGTTAAGTTTATTGAAGGGGATGTAAGGGACACCACATTACTGGAAAATTGTATAGCAGGGATTGATTATGTGTTTCATATGGCCGCTTTGCGCATAAATGCCTGTGCTGCCAACCCCCGGGAAGGTTTCGAAGTAATGCTGCGATCTACTTTTAACCTGGCTGAATTATGCGTAAAGTATAAAGTGAGAAAGGTAATTTATAGCTCCAGTGCTTCGGTGTATGGTTTGGCCCAACACTTTCCTACCCCGGAAACAGATAACCCTTACGATAACCAAACTTTTTATGGTGGAGCAAAACTTTGGGGTGAACAATTATTTCGCAGTTTTAAATTTACCTACGGTTTGGATTACGTAGCACTCCGATATTTTAATGTTTATGGTTCCCGGATGGACACGGATGGGAAGTATACCGAGGTCATGATTAGATGGCTTGATTGTATAAGCAATGGCAATTCTCCTTTGATTTATGGAGACGGCAGTACTTCTATGGACTTTGTTTATGTCAGAGATGTAGCCAAAGCTAATATTGCAGCATTGCTATCGGAAGTGACTGATGAAGTTTTTAACGTAGGCAATTGTGAAGAAACCAGCTTGAAGCAATTATTAGATGCTCTACTAAAAGTAAATAATTCTACACTTATACCAGAATTCAGAGAAGAAAATACCGTAAATCCGGTAAGCAGGCGGTTAGCAGACAACAGCAAAGCTAAAAGGTTACTAAACTTTGAGCCAACAGTAACCTTAGAAGAAGGGTTAACTGAACTCAGTCAATGGTACTTTAAAAAGAAAAAAGCAACAGAAGTAAGTATATGA
- a CDS encoding Gfo/Idh/MocA family protein produces MVNVGIIGYGYWGPNLVRNFFAAKDCCVKSVADARPERLQQLEKVFPSIKGVRNAEEIIYDPNIDAVIIATPVFTHFKLAKKALDEGKHVLLEKPMTSSIEEAEILINLAEQKNVLLMVDHTFLYTGAVQKMRQLVDNQDLGNIKYLDSTRINLGLFQHDINVLWDLAPHDISILNYIVNERPYSVNSTGITHTNNGIENIAYLTVNYASGFIAHFNCSWTSPVKVRMMLIGGDKKMILYNDLEPTEKIKVYDTGYSHSNDEEKNRVLVDYRTGDIHVPKLETTEALLGMANDFISCILEKKQPQSSCHLGLDVVRILEASNKSIKHNGQEVVLKSANLPVLPNVQEILI; encoded by the coding sequence ATGGTAAATGTAGGCATCATTGGCTATGGTTATTGGGGACCAAACCTTGTAAGAAATTTTTTCGCTGCAAAAGATTGCTGTGTAAAATCAGTAGCTGATGCGCGACCTGAACGATTGCAGCAATTAGAAAAAGTATTTCCTTCAATTAAAGGAGTTAGAAATGCAGAGGAGATTATCTATGATCCCAATATTGATGCCGTAATAATTGCCACCCCTGTTTTCACTCATTTTAAGCTGGCTAAAAAGGCACTCGACGAGGGAAAGCATGTATTGCTTGAAAAGCCTATGACGTCGTCTATAGAAGAGGCTGAGATTTTAATTAATCTGGCAGAACAAAAAAACGTTCTGCTTATGGTGGACCATACCTTTCTGTATACAGGTGCTGTCCAGAAAATGAGACAATTAGTAGATAATCAGGATTTAGGAAACATTAAATATTTAGATTCCACTAGGATTAACTTAGGCTTATTTCAGCACGATATTAATGTGCTTTGGGATCTGGCACCACACGATATATCCATCCTAAACTATATTGTAAACGAGCGTCCCTATAGTGTAAATTCTACTGGCATTACACACACTAACAATGGAATTGAAAATATAGCATACCTTACAGTTAATTATGCTTCAGGTTTTATTGCTCACTTTAATTGCTCCTGGACAAGCCCTGTAAAGGTTAGAATGATGTTAATAGGGGGCGATAAAAAAATGATTTTGTACAACGATTTGGAGCCAACCGAGAAAATAAAAGTTTATGACACAGGATATAGCCATTCTAATGACGAGGAGAAGAATCGGGTTCTAGTTGATTACAGAACCGGAGACATACATGTTCCTAAATTAGAAACAACCGAAGCCCTTCTCGGCATGGCAAATGATTTTATTTCCTGTATTCTGGAAAAAAAGCAACCCCAATCCTCCTGTCACTTAGGATTGGATGTTGTCAGAATTTTAGAAGCATCAAACAAATCAATTAAACATAACGGCCAGGAAGTTGTGTTGAAAAGTGCCAATTTACCTGTCTTACCTAATGTTCAAGAGATTTTAATCTAA
- a CDS encoding glycosyltransferase → MVKVTVIIPVFNEEENIDNLIYELNSYFENESRYSTEIIFINDGSSDDTMSKLKRAPHHSYTYKIISFSRNFGSHAALRAGILAAKGDYITFMYADLQDPLTLVTQLFEEMENKRVDITWAFRNTTAVAKTEKLFSSAYATLMRKYAVSNFPKKGFDIVMFSKKVKACLDTNVENNSSVFIQILSLGFKQAGINYDKRQRVLGKSKWTLSKKIKLLIDSFVAFSFAPIRLVSFIGVVFFFLGIIWTAYIIFRKIIFDDLESGWPALLSILMVGFGITNISLGIIAEYLWRTLDASRKRPVFVIDEIVEEVQEVIPENSRVLIDFK, encoded by the coding sequence ATGGTAAAGGTAACCGTTATCATACCAGTCTTTAACGAAGAAGAAAATATCGATAACCTGATATATGAGTTAAATTCTTACTTCGAAAATGAGTCGAGATATTCCACGGAGATAATTTTTATAAACGATGGTTCATCGGATGATACCATGAGCAAACTAAAGCGGGCACCTCATCATTCCTACACTTATAAAATTATAAGCTTTTCCAGAAACTTTGGTTCACATGCTGCCTTACGGGCAGGTATTCTAGCCGCCAAAGGTGATTATATCACTTTTATGTATGCCGATCTCCAGGATCCCCTCACGCTTGTTACCCAACTTTTTGAGGAGATGGAGAATAAAAGAGTCGATATCACCTGGGCTTTCCGCAACACCACAGCAGTAGCTAAAACGGAAAAACTATTTTCTTCGGCCTATGCCACCTTAATGCGTAAATACGCAGTTTCTAATTTTCCTAAAAAGGGGTTTGATATTGTGATGTTTAGTAAAAAGGTAAAGGCATGTTTAGATACAAACGTAGAAAATAATTCATCCGTCTTTATCCAGATTCTGAGTTTGGGTTTTAAACAAGCCGGAATAAATTATGATAAGCGGCAAAGAGTATTAGGTAAATCTAAATGGACTTTATCAAAGAAAATAAAGCTACTTATTGACTCTTTTGTGGCGTTTTCGTTTGCACCCATCCGGTTAGTTTCTTTTATTGGGGTCGTTTTTTTCTTTTTGGGAATTATTTGGACAGCTTATATAATATTCCGGAAAATTATTTTTGATGACCTGGAAAGCGGCTGGCCAGCATTGTTATCAATTTTGATGGTTGGTTTTGGCATAACTAATATTTCCTTGGGAATTATTGCAGAATACCTATGGAGAACCCTTGATGCAAGTAGAAAAAGACCTGTGTTTGTTATAGATGAAATTGTAGAAGAGGTTCAGGAGGTAATACCAGAAAATAGTAGAGTCCTTATTGATTTCAAGTAA
- a CDS encoding DegT/DnrJ/EryC1/StrS family aminotransferase has translation MQTAILEKIPCLDLKGQHQQIKKEVFDAFEKVYESTAFSGGPFVEEFEKNFAVFCQTAYAVGVNNGTSALHLAMLALGIGVGDEVIVPANTFIATAWGVSYTGAIPVFVDCTSDTWQIDATKIEEKITPKTKAIVGVHLYGQPFDVESLLAICRKHNLSLLEDAAQAQGARYNDIPVGGFGEMACFSFYPGKNLGACGEAGGITTKNEKYYKHLLSLRNHGSMVRYHHDEVGFNMRMGGLEGASLNVKLKYLPEWNNRRREIATRYQQEIKNTHIKLQYQPDWAKSVYHLFVLTTENRDGLINYLNENNIFPGLHYPVPCHLQKAYAHLKYKEGDCPNAEYLAQHCISLPMYAELTDAEISHIIKVLNAYKNA, from the coding sequence ATGCAAACAGCTATATTAGAAAAGATCCCCTGCCTCGATCTAAAAGGTCAACACCAACAAATTAAAAAGGAAGTTTTTGATGCCTTCGAAAAGGTGTATGAAAGTACAGCATTTTCAGGTGGACCATTTGTAGAAGAATTTGAGAAGAACTTTGCGGTTTTTTGCCAAACAGCATATGCAGTTGGAGTAAATAATGGCACTTCAGCCTTACACTTGGCCATGCTTGCATTAGGTATTGGAGTTGGAGATGAAGTAATTGTTCCGGCTAATACTTTTATTGCTACTGCTTGGGGGGTGTCTTATACTGGTGCCATACCTGTATTCGTAGATTGTACCTCCGACACCTGGCAGATAGATGCGACTAAAATCGAAGAGAAAATTACTCCTAAAACCAAAGCTATTGTAGGAGTGCATTTATATGGACAACCTTTTGATGTGGAATCATTATTGGCAATCTGCCGGAAGCATAATCTTTCCTTACTAGAAGATGCTGCTCAGGCTCAGGGTGCCAGGTACAATGATATACCGGTGGGTGGCTTTGGAGAGATGGCCTGTTTTAGCTTTTATCCTGGTAAAAACCTGGGAGCTTGCGGGGAAGCAGGAGGCATAACTACAAAAAATGAAAAATACTACAAGCACCTACTTAGCTTAAGAAACCATGGTTCCATGGTGCGCTACCATCACGACGAAGTTGGGTTTAATATGCGGATGGGAGGTTTAGAAGGGGCTTCTTTAAACGTTAAATTGAAATATTTGCCAGAATGGAATAACCGTAGAAGAGAAATAGCTACGCGTTATCAACAGGAAATTAAAAACACTCATATAAAACTACAATATCAGCCGGATTGGGCTAAATCTGTTTACCATCTTTTTGTGCTAACAACAGAGAATAGAGATGGGCTTATAAATTATTTAAACGAAAATAATATTTTTCCAGGGCTGCACTATCCAGTTCCATGTCATCTGCAAAAGGCTTACGCACATTTGAAGTATAAGGAAGGAGATTGCCCAAATGCGGAATACCTGGCGCAGCATTGTATATCCTTGCCCATGTATGCTGAACTGACAGATGCAGAAATTAGCCATATTATTAAGGTGCTAAACGCTTATAAAAATGCCTAA
- a CDS encoding NeuD/PglB/VioB family sugar acetyltransferase gives MPKKKLVIFPYNGNGLESLDCISFDDYDLVGFIDDDPQKKSEQYYIYSREILQQYQELFILAVPGSPATFHRRKEIISTLNVDKSRYITAIHPRATIGKNVKIGDNCLIMAGVVLTSNARINNHVCILPNTVIHHDAVIDDYTIIGSNVVIAGGTIIGNSCYIGSGTNIINNISIGDASLIGLGSNIIKNVTTEAKMVGNPARNLHDLNKLNAYNNQNIL, from the coding sequence ATGCCTAAAAAAAAGCTGGTTATATTTCCTTATAATGGCAATGGATTAGAATCATTGGACTGTATTAGTTTTGATGACTATGATCTTGTTGGTTTTATTGATGATGATCCACAAAAGAAATCAGAACAATATTATATCTATTCCCGGGAAATCCTGCAGCAATACCAGGAACTCTTTATTTTGGCAGTTCCTGGTAGCCCGGCTACCTTCCATAGAAGAAAAGAAATAATCAGCACTTTAAATGTGGATAAGAGTAGGTACATTACAGCCATACATCCTAGAGCCACAATTGGCAAAAACGTAAAAATAGGAGATAATTGCCTGATCATGGCAGGAGTTGTGCTTACAAGTAATGCCCGCATTAACAATCATGTTTGTATCCTACCCAACACTGTAATTCACCATGATGCAGTTATAGACGATTATACGATCATTGGAAGTAACGTAGTAATTGCCGGTGGAACTATAATAGGAAATAGTTGCTATATCGGCAGTGGTACGAACATTATAAATAACATCAGCATAGGTGATGCATCATTGATAGGTTTAGGAAGTAATATAATAAAAAATGTTACTACTGAGGCAAAAATGGTGGGTAATCCTGCCCGAAATCTCCATGATCTGAATAAACTCAATGCTTACAACAATCAAAATATACTTTAA
- a CDS encoding DMT family transporter: protein MIKTIIYILLYAAFNVSGAALIKWQLKGKRLETINEWFMLIFNLPFIAAFLLIVLSALVFFKALSTNSFSMIIPIATGINFILTIGVGYYLFQDKISTLSFIGFILIISGIIVLSLNNQAHA, encoded by the coding sequence ATGATTAAAACAATAATTTATATTTTGCTTTATGCGGCATTTAACGTTTCTGGAGCTGCTTTAATTAAATGGCAGTTAAAAGGTAAGAGATTAGAAACTATAAATGAATGGTTTATGCTTATATTTAATCTTCCGTTTATAGCTGCTTTTCTTCTAATTGTTCTTTCAGCGCTGGTGTTTTTTAAAGCACTGTCAACAAATAGTTTTTCGATGATTATACCTATAGCCACAGGTATAAATTTTATTTTAACAATTGGTGTTGGTTACTATTTGTTTCAGGATAAGATATCTACCCTCTCCTTTATCGGCTTTATACTTATTATCAGCGGAATCATTGTCCTTAGTTTAAATAATCAAGCTCATGCATAA
- a CDS encoding DegT/DnrJ/EryC1/StrS family aminotransferase produces MIPIAKPYLTEEEAQAAYDTILTGWITQGPKVQEFEEKFAAHTGAKYAVAVSNCTTALHLSMIVAGIGQGDEVICPSMSYIATANAIKYVGAIPVFAEVQPNTYNLDPVDVERRITNRTKAILVVHQIGMPADIDAFKKICKKHSLKLIEDAACAAGSAYKGKKIGSHSELVCFSFHPRKVISTGDGGMVTTNREDYYNRLKLLRQHGMSVNDRVRHEANKVIFEDHVEVGYNYRMTDIQASVGIKQLEKLDWIVEERRKIATTYNKAFKNIKSIRLPLEEDGYFSNYQSYSIYLKNSSSIARNTLMQTLLDKGVTSRRGIMTTHRESAYKDYKAHTKLPISEDLQDNSILLPLYIPMSEEQINYVVESFLEIVEPKVFNT; encoded by the coding sequence ATGATACCTATTGCCAAACCTTATTTAACAGAAGAAGAAGCGCAGGCCGCTTATGATACTATACTAACCGGTTGGATCACTCAAGGACCAAAAGTTCAAGAATTTGAAGAAAAATTTGCGGCTCATACAGGGGCAAAATATGCAGTAGCAGTGTCAAACTGCACAACTGCATTACACCTTTCTATGATCGTGGCTGGAATTGGCCAAGGAGATGAAGTAATTTGTCCCTCTATGAGTTATATTGCCACAGCAAATGCTATAAAATATGTTGGAGCAATCCCTGTGTTTGCGGAGGTACAACCTAATACATACAACCTCGATCCTGTTGATGTAGAAAGGAGAATCACAAATAGAACTAAAGCAATTCTAGTTGTACACCAGATAGGAATGCCTGCAGATATAGATGCCTTTAAAAAGATTTGTAAAAAGCATAGCCTTAAATTAATAGAGGATGCTGCATGTGCCGCCGGTTCGGCCTATAAAGGTAAAAAGATTGGTTCTCACTCTGAGCTAGTTTGCTTTTCTTTCCACCCAAGAAAAGTTATCTCAACTGGTGATGGCGGTATGGTTACTACTAATCGGGAAGATTATTATAATAGACTTAAGTTATTACGACAGCATGGCATGTCAGTAAACGATCGGGTACGCCATGAGGCAAATAAAGTGATCTTCGAAGACCATGTAGAGGTTGGTTACAACTACCGCATGACAGATATACAAGCTTCTGTGGGCATTAAACAACTAGAGAAACTTGACTGGATTGTTGAAGAACGAAGAAAAATTGCTACTACTTATAACAAAGCCTTTAAAAATATAAAATCTATCCGGTTACCATTAGAAGAGGATGGCTATTTTAGTAATTATCAATCCTACAGCATCTATCTAAAAAATTCTTCTTCAATAGCCAGAAACACTCTAATGCAAACTTTATTGGATAAAGGCGTAACCAGCAGGAGAGGTATCATGACAACCCACCGGGAGTCCGCTTATAAGGATTACAAAGCGCATACAAAGCTACCTATTTCGGAGGATTTACAAGACAACTCTATTTTACTTCCACTTTATATCCCTATGAGTGAGGAACAAATCAACTATGTTGTTGAATCCTTTCTGGAAATAGTAGAGCCAAAAGTTTTTAATACTTGA
- a CDS encoding acyltransferase, translating into MDLVTVDSNKQSLHNVRLGKNVKIYNFVNAYGCSIDDGSKVGTFVEIQKGASIGKNCKISSHTFICEGVHIADNVFVGHNVTFINDKFPRATNKDGSLQTEADWNCVETYIEEGASIGSSVTILCGVRVGKRAIVGAGSVVTKDVPENAVVAGNPAKLIKYTDQILA; encoded by the coding sequence ATGGATTTAGTTACAGTTGATAGTAATAAACAAAGCTTACATAATGTAAGATTGGGTAAGAACGTGAAGATATACAACTTCGTGAATGCTTATGGGTGCAGTATAGACGATGGGTCTAAGGTAGGTACCTTTGTAGAAATACAAAAAGGGGCTTCCATTGGCAAAAACTGCAAAATCTCCAGTCATACTTTTATTTGTGAAGGCGTACACATTGCTGATAATGTCTTTGTCGGCCACAACGTCACCTTCATCAATGATAAGTTTCCCCGGGCAACTAACAAAGATGGATCTCTCCAGACCGAGGCAGATTGGAATTGTGTGGAAACTTATATAGAAGAGGGTGCATCTATAGGCTCCAGTGTTACTATTCTTTGTGGTGTTCGCGTCGGTAAAAGAGCCATTGTTGGAGCAGGTTCCGTCGTTACTAAAGATGTTCCGGAAAATGCTGTTGTAGCTGGTAATCCTGCCAAATTAATCAAATACACTGACCAAATACTTGCCTGA